One genomic region from Macrobrachium rosenbergii isolate ZJJX-2024 chromosome 1, ASM4041242v1, whole genome shotgun sequence encodes:
- the LOC136841104 gene encoding uncharacterized protein, which yields MVSQIQIQRECQGVPQLSDTQGPRLIPLINGQGLPQCGQLWLKKQVHMITIGTLNVGSITGKSREVAEMMNNGRVDILCVQERRWRRNKAKEIGGGCKLLYSGADENGRSGVGIIVNSELKEKVVEVRRSGSRIMKVKLMLSEEVLNVISAYAPQAGCDEEEKSMFWWELDEAFTSISEEGRVVLGGELNGDIGTDRRVISRIHGGLGMGERNEEG from the coding sequence ATGGTTAGTCAAATCCAGATTCAGAGAGAATGCCAGGGCGTACCCCAATTAAGCGACACGCAGGGGCCTCGCCTGATCCCTCTGATAAATGGGCAAGGGCTACCGCAGTGTGGGCAATTGTGGTTAAAAAAGCAAGTCCATATGATTACAATTGGTACACTAAATGTGGGTAGTATAACAGGAAAGAGTAGAGAGGTGGCGGAGATGATGAATAATGGGAGAGTTGATATCTTGTGTGTGCAAGAAAGAAGGTGGAGACGGAACAAGGCaaaggaaataggaggaggatgtAAGCTCCTGTACAGTGGAGCAGACGAGAATGGTAGAAGTGGAGTAGGCATCATTGTAAAcagtgaactgaaggaaaaagtggtagaagtCAGAAGAAGTGGTAGTCGGATAATGAAGGTCAAATTAATGTTATCAGAAGAAGTCCTAAATGTGATAAGTGCTTATGCCCCACAAGCTGgatgtgatgaggaagagaagtcAATGTTTTGGTGGGAGTTGGATGAAGCATTTACATCAATCTCAGAGGAAGGGAGAGTTGTACTGGGTGGAGAGTTGAATGGGGATATAGGTACAGAtagaagagtgatttcaagaatcCATGGAGGACTAGGAATGGGGGAGAGGAACGAAGAAGGCTAA